In Sporosarcina luteola, a single window of DNA contains:
- the rsmG gene encoding 16S rRNA (guanine(527)-N(7))-methyltransferase RsmG, whose product MNEEQFREALKEQGINLTDHQLQQFNKYFHMLVEWNEKMNLTAITDSPSVYLKHFYDSITAAFYTDLTGKKSICDVGAGAGFPSIPLKICFPELSVTIVDSLNKRITFLTELANELELNNVRFIHSRAEDFGQNPKYREKFDIVTARAVARLSVLSELCLPLVKEGGIFISMKGAAAEEELLDAKKAINVLGAELVEKFSFNLPMEESERNIFILNKVKKTPKKYPRKPGIPNKTPII is encoded by the coding sequence GTGAACGAAGAACAATTCAGAGAGGCGTTGAAAGAGCAGGGGATTAACCTAACCGATCATCAGCTTCAACAATTCAACAAATACTTTCACATGCTGGTCGAATGGAACGAAAAAATGAACTTAACAGCCATTACGGATTCGCCATCTGTTTATCTAAAACATTTTTATGACTCCATTACCGCTGCATTTTACACAGATTTGACTGGAAAGAAATCCATTTGTGATGTAGGTGCAGGTGCTGGATTTCCGAGCATACCATTAAAAATCTGTTTTCCAGAACTATCTGTAACAATTGTTGATTCTTTAAATAAACGAATTACATTCTTGACGGAACTCGCTAATGAACTTGAACTTAATAACGTAAGATTCATCCATTCCAGAGCCGAGGACTTCGGACAAAACCCGAAGTACAGAGAGAAATTTGATATTGTCACTGCACGTGCTGTTGCTCGTTTATCTGTACTTTCAGAGTTATGCCTACCGCTAGTAAAAGAGGGTGGAATCTTTATTTCCATGAAGGGCGCTGCTGCTGAAGAAGAATTATTGGATGCGAAAAAAGCAATCAATGTGTTGGGAGCGGAACTCGTCGAGAAGTTTTCTTTCAATTTACCTATGGAGGAAAGCGAAAGAAATATATTCATCTTGAATAAAGTGAAGAAAACACCTAAGAAATACCCTCGAAAGCCTGGCATCCCAAATAAAACGCCAATCATTTAA
- the mnmG gene encoding tRNA uridine-5-carboxymethylaminomethyl(34) synthesis enzyme MnmG yields MPQFEAGTFDCIVIGAGHAGVEAALASAKMGASTLVLTMNLDMIAFMPCNPSLGGPAKGIVVREIDALGGAMGKVIDKTHIQMRMLNTGKGPAVRALRAQADKVLYQQEMKRVLEEQENLTLHQGVVEELIVEDNEVKGLVTQIGAIYRAKTIIITTGTFLRGEVIIGDLKYSSGPNNQMPAIKLAENLHELGLETIRFKTGTPPRINGNTIDYSKTEIQPGDDVPRAFSYETTQFIMDQLPCWLTYTTPRTHEIINENLHLSPMYSGMIKGKGPSYCPSIEDKIVRFADKSRHQIFLEPEGRNTKEYYVQGLSTSLPEHVQRRLIESVPGLEKAEMMRAGYAIEYDSIIPTQLWPTLETKKIKNLYTAGQINGTSGYEEAAAQGIMAGINAASKVLGKEEVILGRSDAYIGVLIDDLVTKGTSEPYRLLTSRAEYRLLLRHDNADMRLTEIGYKLGMISEERHEKFLLKKHQIEEEIERLRKVTIKPSEAVQEIIRESGGTELREPMKAADLLKRPEMKYDQIITVVPPEEKKSEEVAEQVEIFIKYEGYIEKSMQQVERMKKMENKRIPENIDYNAISGIAKEAKANLSAVRPLSIAQASRISGVNPADISILLVYIEQGKIAKITG; encoded by the coding sequence ATGCCACAATTTGAAGCAGGCACGTTCGATTGTATAGTTATCGGAGCAGGGCATGCCGGCGTCGAAGCGGCATTGGCTTCTGCAAAGATGGGTGCATCGACATTGGTGCTGACAATGAATCTTGACATGATCGCTTTCATGCCATGCAATCCTTCACTCGGAGGTCCTGCAAAAGGGATCGTCGTACGTGAAATTGACGCCCTTGGCGGCGCGATGGGGAAAGTGATCGATAAAACACATATCCAAATGAGGATGTTGAATACAGGGAAAGGACCCGCTGTCCGTGCGCTTCGTGCACAAGCGGATAAAGTCCTCTACCAACAAGAAATGAAACGCGTCCTCGAGGAACAGGAAAACTTGACGCTCCATCAAGGTGTCGTTGAAGAATTGATCGTCGAGGACAATGAAGTGAAAGGGCTCGTCACGCAAATCGGTGCAATCTACCGAGCGAAAACGATCATCATTACGACGGGGACTTTCCTTCGCGGGGAAGTCATTATCGGTGACTTGAAATACTCAAGTGGTCCGAACAATCAAATGCCGGCAATCAAGCTTGCTGAAAACCTACACGAACTTGGATTGGAAACAATCCGGTTCAAAACAGGTACACCGCCGCGAATCAATGGCAATACAATTGATTACAGTAAAACAGAAATTCAACCAGGCGATGACGTACCTCGTGCATTCAGTTATGAAACAACACAATTCATCATGGACCAGCTTCCATGCTGGTTGACATATACAACACCGAGAACACATGAAATTATCAATGAAAATCTTCATCTTTCCCCGATGTACTCAGGAATGATCAAAGGGAAGGGGCCAAGCTATTGTCCTTCGATTGAAGATAAGATCGTCCGTTTTGCGGATAAATCACGTCATCAGATTTTCTTGGAACCGGAAGGACGAAACACGAAAGAGTATTACGTTCAAGGCCTTTCAACGAGCCTACCTGAACACGTTCAACGCAGATTGATCGAAAGTGTCCCTGGTCTGGAGAAAGCGGAAATGATGCGTGCAGGATATGCGATTGAATATGATTCAATCATTCCGACACAACTTTGGCCGACACTCGAAACGAAAAAAATTAAAAATCTCTATACAGCTGGGCAAATCAATGGAACTTCCGGCTATGAAGAAGCAGCTGCCCAAGGAATCATGGCGGGCATCAATGCGGCAAGTAAAGTGCTCGGCAAGGAAGAAGTCATTCTTGGAAGATCGGATGCTTATATCGGTGTTCTGATCGACGACCTCGTAACAAAAGGAACGAGCGAGCCATATCGTCTTCTCACGTCCAGAGCGGAATATCGTCTCTTGCTGCGCCATGACAATGCTGATATGCGTCTTACAGAAATCGGGTACAAACTTGGGATGATCAGTGAAGAACGTCACGAGAAATTCCTCCTCAAGAAACATCAAATCGAAGAGGAAATCGAGAGACTTCGAAAAGTGACGATCAAACCAAGTGAAGCAGTTCAGGAAATCATCCGTGAATCCGGTGGAACAGAACTTCGCGAACCGATGAAAGCGGCAGATCTGTTAAAACGGCCGGAAATGAAATATGATCAAATCATCACTGTTGTACCGCCTGAAGAGAAGAAATCCGAAGAAGTGGCGGAGCAAGTCGAAATCTTCATCAAGTATGAAGGCTATATCGAAAAATCCATGCAGCAAGTGGAACGTATGAAGAAGATGGAGAACAAAAGAATACCTGAGAACATTGATTACAATGCAATATCGGGTATTGCCAAGGAAGCGAAAGCTAATCTGTCTGCTGTCAGACCGTTATCCATTGCGCAAGCATCGAGGATTTCCGGTGTAAATCCAGCTGATATTTCTATCTTGCTCGTCTACATCGAACAAGGGAAAATCGCAAAGATTACTGGTTAA